Genomic segment of Chloracidobacterium sp. N:
GGGGTCCGGGGGAGATTAACGCACAGTCATTCACCGGGTGCGTTGGCGTCAAGCCCTGACAAGGACGCCATGGGGGACGTTCCGGGTGAACCGCGCCTGTGGTACGTCAACACCGATTTTGAGGCCGAACTGGCGGCTCTGTCGCAGGGGCGGCGCTACGTCCCGACCGGACGCTTTGCGGCGCGCAACCGGGTGATCGCCTACAACCTGCTGAAATACCTGCTTCGGCCCGGTGATGCCCTGCTGACGCCCGACGCCTGGCGGACATCGTTGGAGGACGTGGCCGCCCGGCGGGGCATCGCCCTGCTGCCGCTGGAAAGCACGCAGGAGGCGTCCACCTACCACTTCACGCCCTGGGGCTGGACGCCCACGGCGCTGGCCGTTGGAGTGCGCGCTGGCGCGCGGCTGTCACCGCCGCCACTGAACAGCGTGGCGCGGGTCAACTCGAAAGTCTACAGCCACAGTCTGGAAGTCGAACTCGCTGTAGCCGATGAACGGGCGCGGCTGGTGGCGTCCGAGGCGGAACTCGTGGCGCATGTGGCGCAGGCCTGTCCGCAGGCAGAAGCCAAATGGGTCATCAAGCATCCCTACGGGGTTGCCGCCCGCGAGCGGGTGCTGGGGCGCGGGCCCGTGGTGTCGCCACCGGCCGCCGCCTGGTGTCGCCGGCGCTTTGCCGAAGGGCTGCCGCTGCTGTTTGAGCCCTGGTATGACGTGCGGCAGGAATACGGACTGTGTGGCTTCCTTGACCCGGAGGGCGACCTGCGGCTGCTGGGCGTCAGCCGGCCTGTCACCAACGGGGCTGGCGTGCTTGTCGGCTATGAACTGGAAGCGGCATCGCTGCCGGCTTCGGTGCTGTCTCTGGGAAGACAGGTCGGTGCGCGCCTGGCCGCGGAGAGCTACCGCGGCCCGTGGGGAATGGATGTTCTTGAACACTCCCAGGGGTGGCGCTGCCTTCTGGAAATCAATGCCCGCTGGACCGTTGGCTTTCTGGCTCTGGGGGCTATGGCACAGACCGCACAAGGCATTGGACGCTGGGCGCTGGAGCTGCCGCCCGGCGCCTGACGCCGTGCGTTCCGGGCCTGCGCTGCGCGTTCCGGGCCTGATACGGAAAAACTTCAAAGAATTTTTTTGCGATGCCATAAACCGTTCTATAGCTTGGTTTCAGGCTCACCCAGTCCCTCACAGCCTTCCCCCCTCACCTGCCTGCTGGAAGGTGTGCGTCCCCGAATCGCGTGAGTCCCATCCGAGGCGTGTCCTGCCGGGAAAGTCGGCGGTGCGCTTGCTTTGGGTTTCAGAAGAGCGTTTTCGGGTATGAAGTTTCTTTTCATCGCACTCGATGGACAGGCCGATCTGGCCCTTGCTGTTGCTGCGGCGCGGGTCCGTGAGCAGCACGGCGTCAATCTCCAGGTGGCCTTTCACATTGCAGCCGAACTTGACCGGGCTGAGGCCATTGAAAAGCTCCGCGCCGACGCGGCGGAAGCCGACCTGGTGTTTGTCGTCCACCAGTTTGACGACGAAAAAATTGCCCTTATCCGGGAGTTGCTCCACCGCCATGCCGCCCGCTACCAGGCTGTCATCTGCGTGATGTGCGCGCCGTCGCTGATTCGGGAGACGCGCCTGGGACGCTTCGTGCTGGCCAAAAAGGATGAAGGCGAAACGCCGTGGTATTCGCCGCTGCGCATGATCCGGGCCGTCAAGGATTCCTTCAAAAAGGACGACGCCCCGACCGCCGAACCCAAGGCGGCCCAGCCGCCGGGACGCACCATGCTCACCATGCTCAAGAATGCCGGGAAGATTATGAAGTACATCCCCGGCACGGCGCAGGACATTCACGCCTACATGATGAGCATCCAGTACTGGCTCAACGCCTCGGCTGACAATCTGGAGCAGTTTCTGCTGTTTTTGCTGACGCGCTACACGGAAGCTTACCGTGGGCGCTTCAACCCGAAGCCGCCGGTTGAATACCCCGATGTGGGGCTGTTTCACCCCCGTGAAGGGCGCATTGTCGAATCCATCAGGGAACTGCGGACGCACGTCCCGTCGCGGCCGAATGCTCCTACGATTGGCGTGCTGATGTTGCGGTCCTATCTGCTGTCGGGCAACCGGGCGCACTATGCGGCCGTCATCGAAGCCCTTGAACAGCGTGGCGCGAATGTCATTCCGGCCTATGCCTTTGGGTTGGACGGCCGGCCGGCGGTGGAAAAATACTTCCTCGAACGCGGCCGCCCGGTGGTGGATGCCGTGCTGTCACTGACCGGGTTTTCTCTCGTCGGCGGGCCGGCCTACAACGACGCCCTGGCGGCCGAGCGGCTGCTGAAGCAGCTTGACGTGCCCTACATCTGCGCGCCCTCGCTGGAGTTTCAGACCATCGAGGAGTGGCTCTCCGACACTCAGGGACTGAACCGCCTTCAGGCAACGCTGATGGTCTCCATTCCAGAGCTGGACGGGACGACCGATCAGATTGTCTTTGCCGGCAAGTCCGGGAACTCGCGCCTGCTGGAACCCATCCCGGATCGGGTCGAGCGTCTGGTTGGGCGGGTTATGGCGCGGGTCCGGTTGCGCCGCCTGCCGCCGGCCAAACGGCGCGTTGCCATCGTGCTGTTCAACTTTCCGCCGAGCCAGGGCAACGTTGGCACGGCGGCCTACCTTGATGTGTGGACAAGCCTGCACCGCCTGCTCGGCAAAATGCAGCAGGCTGGCTACCACCTCACCGACGTGCCGGCCACGGTGGACGAATTGCGCGACAGCATCGTTCACGGCAATGCCGTCCAGTACGGCCAGCCGGCCAACGTCTGTGACCTGTTTCCACGGCTGGAATACGAGCGGCTCGTGCCGATCTACCGCGAAATCGAGCGGTCGTGGGGACCCTCGCCAGGTGAAAAGAACGTCTATGGCGGCGACTTCGCCATCATGGGACGGGTGTTTGGCAACGTCGGGGTGTTTGTCCAGCCGAGTTTTGGCTTCGAGGATGACCCGATGCGCCTGCTGTTTTCGGAGGACGCCACGCCCAACCACGGTTTTACCGCCTTTTATGCGTATCTCAACCGGACGTGGGGGGCGGATGTGCTGCTCCACTTCGGAACGCACGGGGCGACGGAGTTCATGCCCGGCAAGCAGGTTGGGTTGAGCCAGTTCTGCTGGAGCGACCGGCTCATTGGCGACCAGCCCAACGTCTATGCCTACTGCGCCAACAACCCGTCGGAGGGTCTCATTGCGAAGCGCCGGGGCTACGCGATGCTGGTGAGCTACCTCAGCCCGCCCATCGAGGCGGCCGGTCTCTACAAGGAATTCGTGACGCTCAAGGAAACCATGGACGGTTTCCGCAATGAACCGACCCGGCGCGAAGCCTACATCCCGGCCATCGTCGAAAAGGCCAAAGAACTCAACCTGCTCGACCACGACTTCACCCCCGACGAACTGACGACCGAGCGCTTCCAGAAGCTTTATGCCGACCTGCTGGAACTGGAATACAGCCTCATTCCGACGGGGCTGCACACGATGGATGACGGCCTCGACAGCCAGGAACTCGTCGGGATGCTGCGCGTCGTGGCGGATTTTCCGGTTGCGGGGCAGCACCTGCCAAGCCTGACCAAAACCGTCCTGGCCCACTGGGCCGATCTGAACGGGAAGTCCGCCGCCGGAAAGACCGGGACGGACGATGCGCTGGCGACCTTTTCACAAAACGTTGAGCTGGAGCGGCAGGCGCGGCATTTCATCGGCGAGGCCATTCTGGAAATGCACCAGAAGCGTTCGGCCAGCGCCGGGGCGAGCCACCTGGCCAAACTCTGCCGCGCCAGGCGGAGTCTCTTTGACGCACACTTTGCGTTTCTGTTTGACCTGCACGAAAAACTCCGCACCAACGCCGAACTCGATGCCATTCTGCGGGCCCTGGACGGGCGCTACATTGCGCCGGTGGCGGGCGGGGATGTCGTGCGTGATCCCAGCATTCTTCCGACCGGGCGCAACCTGCATGCCATTGACCCGTACCGCATGCCGACCTATGCCGCAACGCGCGAAGCCCAGAAGTCCGTGGAGCAGCTTCTTGAGCGGTATGCGCGGGAGCACGGCGGCGCACTGCCGCGCAGCGTGGCGCTCGTGCTGTGGGGCACCGACAACCTGAAAAGTGGCGGCGTGGGCGTGGCCCAGGCCCTGTGGCTGCTGGGGGCGCGGGCCGTGGCCGACGAGATGGGACGCATTGCCAACGTCGAACTCCTCCCGCTGGCCGAGTTGGGACGGCCCCGGATTGATGTGGTGCTGACGCTGTCCGGCATCTTCCGGGATGTCCTGCCGCAGCAGATGCGGCTGCTTGACCGTGCCGTGCGCCTGGCGGCCCAGGCGGATGAGCCGGAGGCGCAAAACTTCATCCGCGCCCACGTGCAGGAAATGCTGCGGCAGGGCGTGGCCTGGGAAGATGCCGTCCGGCGGATTTTCTCGAATGCCGCCGGCAGCTACGGGGCCAATGTCAACCATCTGGTGGATTCGTCCACGTGGGAAAACGACGGTGAAATTGCCCAGACGTTCCTTTCACGCAAGGGCTTTGCCTACGACCCGAA
This window contains:
- a CDS encoding magnesium chelatase subunit H; protein product: MKFLFIALDGQADLALAVAAARVREQHGVNLQVAFHIAAELDRAEAIEKLRADAAEADLVFVVHQFDDEKIALIRELLHRHAARYQAVICVMCAPSLIRETRLGRFVLAKKDEGETPWYSPLRMIRAVKDSFKKDDAPTAEPKAAQPPGRTMLTMLKNAGKIMKYIPGTAQDIHAYMMSIQYWLNASADNLEQFLLFLLTRYTEAYRGRFNPKPPVEYPDVGLFHPREGRIVESIRELRTHVPSRPNAPTIGVLMLRSYLLSGNRAHYAAVIEALEQRGANVIPAYAFGLDGRPAVEKYFLERGRPVVDAVLSLTGFSLVGGPAYNDALAAERLLKQLDVPYICAPSLEFQTIEEWLSDTQGLNRLQATLMVSIPELDGTTDQIVFAGKSGNSRLLEPIPDRVERLVGRVMARVRLRRLPPAKRRVAIVLFNFPPSQGNVGTAAYLDVWTSLHRLLGKMQQAGYHLTDVPATVDELRDSIVHGNAVQYGQPANVCDLFPRLEYERLVPIYREIERSWGPSPGEKNVYGGDFAIMGRVFGNVGVFVQPSFGFEDDPMRLLFSEDATPNHGFTAFYAYLNRTWGADVLLHFGTHGATEFMPGKQVGLSQFCWSDRLIGDQPNVYAYCANNPSEGLIAKRRGYAMLVSYLSPPIEAAGLYKEFVTLKETMDGFRNEPTRREAYIPAIVEKAKELNLLDHDFTPDELTTERFQKLYADLLELEYSLIPTGLHTMDDGLDSQELVGMLRVVADFPVAGQHLPSLTKTVLAHWADLNGKSAAGKTGTDDALATFSQNVELERQARHFIGEAILEMHQKRSASAGASHLAKLCRARRSLFDAHFAFLFDLHEKLRTNAELDAILRALDGRYIAPVAGGDVVRDPSILPTGRNLHAIDPYRMPTYAATREAQKSVEQLLERYAREHGGALPRSVALVLWGTDNLKSGGVGVAQALWLLGARAVADEMGRIANVELLPLAELGRPRIDVVLTLSGIFRDVLPQQMRLLDRAVRLAAQADEPEAQNFIRAHVQEMLRQGVAWEDAVRRIFSNAAGSYGANVNHLVDSSTWENDGEIAQTFLSRKGFAYDPNGQFVEARADYERVLGGVTLAFQNVDSTEMNITDIDHYYEYLGGVTSAVKHLRGDGAAPAVMLADATGAEAKVRSLEETVRLESRTKLLNPKWYEAMLENGYAGVSQIERQVSNTFGWSATCQAVDDWVYDGVAQTYVLDEAMRARLQRLNPSSLSKLTRRLLEAHGRGLWKTDEATLEQLREAYAQMEDALENVTL